The following proteins come from a genomic window of Oncorhynchus mykiss isolate Arlee chromosome 19, USDA_OmykA_1.1, whole genome shotgun sequence:
- the pold4 gene encoding DNA polymerase delta subunit 4 (The RefSeq protein has 1 substitution compared to this genomic sequence), producing the protein MTAKRAALITDSYKVVKRSRREEKREKRAPSPPQKDTEPRPLTAREIELQELRQFDQDWRYGPCTGISRLQRWERAAQHGLNPPQEIRDMLLSADTDSDYTHCLWSDYPL; encoded by the exons atGACGGCCAAACGTGCAGCTCTGATCACCGACTCCTACAAGGTGGTAAAGAGatccaggagagaggagaagagggagaagagggccCCATCGCCTCCCCAGAAGG ACACTGAGCCGCGCCCCCTCacggccagagagatagagctgcAGGAGCTGAGGCAGTTTGACCAGGACTGGCGGTATGGACCCTGCACAG gTATCAGTCGCTTGCAGCGGTGGGAGAGAGCTGCACAGCATGGGTTAAACCCCCCTCAGGAGATCAGAGATATGCTACTTAGCGCAGACACAGACCCGGACTACACACACTG CCTGTGGAGTGACTATCCATTGTGA
- the pold4 gene encoding DNA polymerase delta subunit 4 isoform X1 encodes MSVENTPSLSVCLSAMTAKRAALITDSYKVVKRSRREEKREKRAPSPPQKDTEPRPLTAREIELQELRQFDQDWRYGPCTGISRLQRWERAAQHGLNPPQEIRDMLLSADTDPDYTHCLWSDYPL; translated from the exons ATGTCAGTAGAAAacacaccctctctgtctgtctgtctgtcagctatGACGGCCAAACGTGCAGCTCTGATCACCGACTCCTACAAGGTGGTAAAGAGatccaggagagaggagaagagggagaagagggccCCATCGCCTCCCCAGAAGG ACACTGAGCCGCGCCCCCTCacggccagagagatagagctgcAGGAGCTGAGGCAGTTTGACCAGGACTGGCGGTATGGACCCTGCACAG gTATCAGTCGCTTGCAGCGGTGGGAGAGAGCTGCACAGCATGGGTTAAACCCCCCTCAGGAGATCAGAGATATGCTACTTAGCGCAGACACAGACCCGGACTACACACACTG CCTGTGGAGTGACTATCCATTGTGA